A genomic window from Gossypium hirsutum isolate 1008001.06 chromosome D12, Gossypium_hirsutum_v2.1, whole genome shotgun sequence includes:
- the LOC107929586 gene encoding 60S ribosomal protein L9-1, with product MKTILSSETMDIPDGVNIKVKAKMIEVEGPRGKLTRNFKHLNLDFHLTKDEETGKRKLRIEAWFGTRKTSAAIRTALSHIENLITGVTKGYRYKMRFVYAHFPINASITSGNKSIEIRNFLGEKKVRKVDMLEGVAITRSEKVKDEIVLDGNDIELVSRSAALINQKCHVKNKDIRKFLDGIYVSEKGRIAEEE from the exons ATGAAGACCATACTCTCATCAGAGACCATGGATATCCCCGATGGGGTCAATATCAAAGTGAAGGCTAAAATGATCGAGGTTGAAGGTCCCAGGGGTAAGCTCACTCGTAACTTCAAGCACCTCAACCTCGATTTCCACCTCACCAAGGACGAGGAGACCGGCAAGCGTAAGCTCAGGATCGAGGCCTGGTTCGGTACCAGGAAGACCAGCGCTGCCATCCGTACCGCCCTCAGCCACATCGAGAATCTCATCACCGGTGTCACCAAAGGTTACCGGTACAAGATGAGGTTCGTCTACGCTCACTTTCCGATCAACGCCTCCATCACTAGCGGCAACAAGTCCATCGAGATCCGTAACTTCCTTGGCGAGAAGAAG GTGCGTAAGGTGGATATGTTGGAAGGGGTTGCCATTACTCGATCCGAGAAGGTCAAGGATGAGATCGTTTTGGATGGTAATGATATTGAACTCGTGTCTCGTTCAGCAGCTTTGATAAACCAG AAATGTCATGTGAAGAACAAGGATATTAGAAAGTTTCTCGACGGTATCTATGTTAGCGAAAAGGGCAGGATCGCCGAAGAGGAATGA
- the LOC107929599 gene encoding probable cinnamyl alcohol dehydrogenase 1, producing the protein MDSQTKTENCLGWAATDPTGVLSPYKFSRRPLGSDDVSIKITHCGVCYADVIWSRNMFGDSIYPLVPGHEIAGIVKEVGSNVQRIKVGDPVGVGTYVNSCRNCEYCNDGVEVQCVKGPVLTFNHIDIDGTVTKGGYSSHIVVHERYCFKIPNNYPLASAAPLLCAGITVYTPMMRYNMNQPGKSLGVIGLGGLGHMAVKFGKAFGLSVTVLSTSISKKEEALSLLGADNFVVTSDQEQMKGLSKSLDFIIDTASGDHPFDPYLSLLKSAGVYALVGFPSEIKFSPASLNPGMKTFAGSVTGGTKMIQEMIGFCAARKIYPQIEVIPIQYANEALERLVKKDVKYRFVIDIENTLK; encoded by the exons ATGGATTCCCAGACCAAAACAGAGAATTGCCTTGGATGGGCTGCTACAGATCCAACTGGTGTTCTATCACCATACAAATTCAGTCGCAG GCCTCTAGGAAGTGATGATGTTTCCATAAAAATTACTCATTGTGGAGTTTGTTATGCTGATGTTATTTGGTCGAGGAATATGTTTGGAGATTCAATATATCCTTTGGTGCCTGG TCATGAGATTGCTGGTATTGTGAAGGAGGTCGGTTCCAATGTTCAACGCATCAAGGTCGGCGATCCTGTCGGAGTGGGAACTTATGTCAACTCATGTAGAAATTGTGAGTATTGCAACGATGGCGTTGAAGTTCAATGTGTAAAAGGGCCGGTTCTCACCTTTAATCATATTGATATCGATGGAACAGTCACAAAAGGCGGATATTCTAGCCATATTGTTGTCCACGAAAG ATACTGCTTCAAAATACCAAACAACTATCCATTGGCTTCAGCAGCACCTCTGCTTTGTGCTGGGATCACTGTTTATACACCAATGATGCGCTATAACATGAACCAACCTGGCAAATCTTTAGGGGTAATTGGGCTCGGCGGTCTTGGTCACATGGCAGTGAAGTTTGGGAAGGCTTTCGGGTTGTCAGTAACAGTTCTTAGCACGAGCATCTCTAAGAAAGAGGAAGCTCTGAGTCTGCTCGGTGCAGACAATTTTGTTGTCACATCTGACCAAGAGCAGATGAAG GGCCTATCAAAATCATTGGACTTTATAATCGACACTGCATCTGGTGATCATCCATTTGATCCCTACTTGTCTCTCCTCAAGTCTGCTGGTGTTTATGCCCTCGTTGGGTTCCCGAGTGAAATTAAATTTAGCCCTGCAAGCCTTAATCCGG GTATGAAAACATTCGCAGGAAGTGTAACAGGGGGAACAAAAATGATTCAAGAAATGATAGGTTTTTGTGCTGCTCGTAAAATATACCCACAGATTGAGGTAATCCCTATCCAATACGCCAATGAAGCTTTGGAAAGGCTGGTAAAGAAAGATGTTAAGTACCGATTTGTGATCGACATCGAGAACACCCTGAAATGA
- the LOC107937289 gene encoding uncharacterized protein, which translates to MWLAGLVKNNVKGGNGGVGSLLIRYMSRTRAVNVRKINPKVPIPEAKSIASSLYDLIKQRGPLTVPNTWTLAQEAGIGGLNSRTHMKIMLKWMRGRKLLKLFCNHVGSNKKFLHCTLPEEPQTEQLESLPEPVLQTKKKPSAKRKKKTKK; encoded by the exons ATGTGGTTAGCGGGGTTGGTGAAGAACAACGTAAAGGGAGGGAATGGCGGCGTTGGGAGTCTACTGATTCGATACATGTCGAGAACTAGGGCAGTAAATGTGAGAAAGATCAATCCAAAAGTACCCATTCCGGAAGCTAAATCCATCGCCAGTTCCCTTTATGACCTCATCAAGCAACGTGGTCCTCTCACCGTTCCCAACACTTGGACTCTCGCCCAG GAAGCTGGAATTGGTGGATTAAACAGCAGAACACACATGAAGATAATGCTCAAATGGATGAGGGGAAGAAAATTGTTAAAGTTGTTCTGCAACCACGTTGGGTCCAACAAGAAATTTTTGCACTGTACGCTTCCAGAAGAACCTCAAACTGAACAATTAGAAAGCCTTCCAGAGCCTGTACTGCAAACAAAGAAGAAGCCTTCTgctaagagaaagaagaaaactaAAAAATGA